From Xylanibacter oryzae DSM 17970, a single genomic window includes:
- a CDS encoding aminotransferase class IV family protein: MCQYFETIRVTDGSINNIAYHNRRMNNTRQHFWPGCKILLLEDKLPACKGFTGKAKICYDKDGFTSFSLSEYKMRNVQSLHIVTADDIRYSYKSTDRSCLDRLSKQKGDADEILIVRNGLITDTSYTNVVLYDGTAWYTPKHPLLKGTMRQYLIDRGIISEKDIRVEDLNRYKEIRLINAMIDFGKISIKL, translated from the coding sequence ATGTGCCAATATTTTGAAACAATAAGAGTGACTGATGGTAGCATTAATAACATTGCATACCATAACAGACGTATGAATAATACACGTCAACATTTCTGGCCGGGATGTAAAATACTTTTGTTAGAAGATAAGTTGCCTGCCTGCAAAGGATTCACCGGTAAGGCAAAGATTTGTTATGACAAAGACGGTTTTACGTCATTCTCTCTTTCAGAATACAAGATGCGAAACGTACAATCCCTTCATATAGTAACAGCAGACGACATACGCTATTCATATAAGAGTACCGACCGCAGTTGTCTTGACAGATTATCAAAACAGAAGGGAGACGCCGACGAAATACTAATAGTTAGAAACGGACTGATAACCGACACTTCTTACACCAACGTGGTTCTGTATGACGGCACTGCATGGTACACGCCCAAGCATCCACTACTAAAAGGTACCATGCGCCAATATCTGATAGACCGTGGCATCATCTCCGAAAAAGACATAAGAGTGGAAGATCTAAATAGATACAAAGAGATACGTCTTATCAACGCCATGATTGACTTCGGTAAGATTTCGATTAAGTTATAA
- a CDS encoding aminodeoxychorismate synthase component I → MRVYNREEAIFRINSLSKAGRACIFIINYDQTMSYVEELSDINDNECKFYFNGNTNMVKTCCGDKHKEEPEWNIFPESTTDYKRSFDIVQSNIKEGNSYLANLTCRIPIKTNIGLETIFNRSEAPYKLWIKDKLVCFSPETFVKINNRKISSFPMKGTIDATIVNAAEVLMKNEKEAAEHATIVDLIRNDISIVATDVKVDRYRYIENINTNKGAILQTSSEISGILPDHYTDNVGDIIFSMLPAGSITGAPKKKTVDIISEAENYNRGFYTGIMGIYQNGCIDSAVMIRFIDQENGQMYFKAGGGITAKSKWIDEYNEIIQKVYVPIF, encoded by the coding sequence ATGAGAGTATATAACAGAGAAGAGGCGATTTTCAGGATTAACAGTTTGTCTAAAGCAGGCAGAGCATGTATTTTTATTATCAATTATGACCAGACCATGTCGTACGTAGAAGAACTTTCTGATATTAACGACAATGAATGCAAATTTTACTTCAATGGGAATACCAATATGGTTAAGACCTGTTGTGGTGATAAGCATAAAGAAGAGCCAGAGTGGAACATTTTTCCAGAATCAACCACAGACTATAAGAGGAGTTTTGATATCGTACAGTCTAACATAAAAGAGGGGAACAGTTATCTGGCAAATCTTACATGCAGGATACCAATAAAGACAAATATTGGTTTAGAGACTATATTTAATCGTTCGGAAGCTCCTTACAAACTATGGATAAAGGATAAACTGGTATGTTTTTCGCCCGAAACTTTTGTGAAGATAAACAACCGAAAAATAAGTTCATTCCCCATGAAGGGAACTATTGATGCTACTATTGTAAACGCCGCAGAAGTTCTTATGAAAAATGAGAAAGAGGCAGCAGAGCATGCCACCATAGTAGATCTTATAAGAAATGACATCAGCATTGTAGCGACAGATGTAAAAGTAGACCGGTATCGGTATATAGAGAACATCAACACCAACAAAGGCGCCATACTCCAGACCAGTTCTGAGATAAGTGGCATCTTGCCAGACCATTATACAGATAATGTAGGTGACATCATTTTCTCGATGCTCCCTGCCGGTTCTATAACAGGAGCTCCAAAGAAAAAGACAGTAGACATAATATCTGAAGCAGAGAACTACAATCGTGGTTTCTATACAGGTATAATGGGCATTTATCAAAATGGATGCATCGACAGCGCCGTAATGATAAGGTTTATAGACCAGGAAAACGGTCAAATGTATTTCAAGGCCGGAGGAGGAATTACAGCCAAGAGCAAATGGATAGACGAATACAACGAAATAATACAAAAAGTATATGTGCCAATATTTTGA
- a CDS encoding C1 family peptidase, whose product MKKNICLLIFCTTVLFTGCVQKKYNADKFTVETINRYTPVKNQGFSSDCWAYAMLATIESEHIERGDSVNLSVAYVMRMRLKDEFRRYYLSGGHIWFTERGMGQTLINTIETYGAMPYDSYQDKDGFRSGVLCNKLKYIADNAIGRKSELKYTESIIESNLDDMLGPAPLHVYMLGAEYTPLEFAHSVCGKDEYVALTSYTHHPFYQQFALEVQDNWEQNLQMNIPLDSLENAVIKALRHHHSVCWEGDTSEPGFSFASGVARLQNENKVVTQKDRQNSFEKFLTTDDHCMEILGLAHDRYGKRYFICKNSWGTDNPYKGLMYMSENYFRLKTIAVYLVKNI is encoded by the coding sequence ATGAAAAAGAACATATGTCTTTTGATATTTTGTACAACTGTATTGTTTACCGGTTGCGTACAGAAAAAGTATAATGCTGATAAATTCACCGTAGAGACGATAAACAGATATACGCCTGTGAAGAATCAGGGCTTCAGCAGCGATTGCTGGGCTTATGCGATGCTTGCTACAATAGAAAGTGAGCATATAGAGCGTGGCGACTCTGTGAATCTGTCGGTCGCTTACGTAATGAGGATGAGGCTTAAAGATGAGTTCCGCAGATATTATTTGTCGGGTGGGCACATCTGGTTTACAGAGAGAGGAATGGGGCAGACATTGATAAACACTATTGAAACTTATGGAGCAATGCCTTATGATTCTTATCAGGATAAAGATGGATTCAGAAGTGGAGTGCTTTGTAATAAACTGAAATATATAGCTGATAATGCTATAGGTCGAAAATCAGAATTGAAATATACAGAGAGTATAATAGAAAGCAATCTTGATGACATGCTGGGTCCGGCACCTCTTCATGTCTATATGCTTGGTGCAGAATATACACCATTGGAGTTTGCTCATAGTGTTTGTGGAAAGGATGAATATGTAGCTCTTACTAGTTATACTCATCATCCATTCTATCAGCAGTTTGCCTTGGAGGTACAAGATAACTGGGAGCAGAACCTGCAGATGAATATACCTTTAGACAGTCTTGAGAATGCAGTGATAAAAGCGTTACGGCATCATCATAGTGTATGTTGGGAGGGCGATACCAGCGAACCTGGGTTCTCTTTTGCTTCGGGTGTAGCCAGATTGCAGAATGAAAACAAGGTGGTTACCCAAAAAGACCGTCAGAATTCTTTTGAGAAATTCCTTACTACCGATGACCATTGTATGGAAATACTTGGATTGGCGCATGACAGATACGGTAAGCGTTACTTTATCTGTAAAAACTCTTGGGGTACTGATAATCCTTATAAAGGTCTGATGTATATGTCTGAGAATTACTTCCGCCTGAAGACTATTGCGGTATACTTGGTAAAAAATATCTAG